The Tautonia plasticadhaerens nucleotide sequence CGGGTTTCCCTCGCCGAATCACCCCCGACGCAGATGGCCCCCGGGCTCGGCCCGGGGGGCCCGATCGCGCTTGGGCCACGGCAGGAAATCGGGGCGGGATGGGGCGCCTGGCCCGGCTTTGAGACGCAGCAAGGAGCAAGCTCTGATGCAGTTTGAAACGATGGCCCCCCGCCTCAGCGGCGGGGGTACGATGTCCCTGGTCCGCGCCCTCGCCCTCGCGGCGGTCGCCCTGGCGATGGCCGCCGCCCCGAGGCCGTCGGCGGCCGATCCCTTCCGGTTCGCGCAGTTCGATCCCCTGGTCGGTCAGGACCAGAACGGTCAGCCGATCTACAACCTGAGCTATCGCGATTCCGGCTCCGGCGGCAAGGAGTTGGTGACCACCTCCTACCCGAGCGGCGCCCGGGCCGTGGTCCCGGTGGCCTTCGAGTTCACCGCCTTCGACTCGATCCTGCCCGCGGCCCTGCAAGGCAGGCTGGACGCGACGCTGGACATCGACATCGACCTGGCCCCCGGCATCTCGGGCACGACCCGGCTGTCGCAGGCCATCACGTCCGGGACGATCACCGTCCGCCTGGACTCCCCATACCTCGGCCAGGATCTGCTGCTGAAGGCCGTCTTCACCGGCGGAGAGATCACCGGCCGGCCCGGCGCCACAGCGGGCTTGTCCGACGTCTCCGTGACCGCCGGGGACGCAATCACCTTCTCCTCGGACTTCCTCGATTTCTCCCAGGCCACCACCGAGGGGATCACGCTCGACCTCAACCCCCTGTTCCCGAGCCTCCAGAAGTTCGGCGCCAACTCGTTCCGGGACTTCCGGGCGACCGGCTCGGGCCAGTTCTCGCTCGACGGCCGGGTCACCCTCCAGTCGGTCCCCGAGCCGTCGTCGATCGCTCTGCTCGGCCTGGCCGGCGCCCTCGGCGGGCCGGTCGCGCTGGCGCGGCTCCGACGACGGCGCTGAGGATGCCCGTCGCCGCCAGTCGGGGCGGACCCCCTCCGGCAGCGGCCGGCGGGCGTCCCGCCCCGTCCGTCGTCGGCCCCCGGAGCCGCCCGATCACCGGCTCCCGGTCCGGGGATCGGGCGACGCCCCCCCGGGTCCCGGCCCGTCGATCATCGGCGGGCGGTCGTGACCGGCCTCCGGCCCGAGACGACCGCCGCCAGCCGATCGGGGTCGGGCCGCAGCTCGACGGCGATCATGCGATCCCGCTCCCCCTTGCGGGGGTGGACCGAGGCGGCCTGGTCGATCACCCGGATCTCCCCCATCCGGCCCAGCGGCCCCAGGATCAGCCTGGGGCCGACGACATACACCGGGCCCCGTCGCTCGACGCCCGTCGAGGCCGCCAGCCGATCGGCCAGCGATCGGGGGTCGTCGTGCCTCCGGACCGGGATCGGCAGGTAGTAGGTCACCTGGGGGTCGGG carries:
- a CDS encoding PEP-CTERM sorting domain-containing protein (PEP-CTERM proteins occur, often in large numbers, in the proteomes of bacteria that also encode an exosortase, a predicted intramembrane cysteine proteinase. The presence of a PEP-CTERM domain at a protein's C-terminus predicts cleavage within the sorting domain, followed by covalent anchoring to some some component of the (usually Gram-negative) cell surface. Many PEP-CTERM proteins exhibit an unusual sequence composition that includes large numbers of potential glycosylation sites. Expression of one such protein has been shown restore the ability of a bacterium to form floc, a type of biofilm.), which translates into the protein MQFETMAPRLSGGGTMSLVRALALAAVALAMAAAPRPSAADPFRFAQFDPLVGQDQNGQPIYNLSYRDSGSGGKELVTTSYPSGARAVVPVAFEFTAFDSILPAALQGRLDATLDIDIDLAPGISGTTRLSQAITSGTITVRLDSPYLGQDLLLKAVFTGGEITGRPGATAGLSDVSVTAGDAITFSSDFLDFSQATTEGITLDLNPLFPSLQKFGANSFRDFRATGSGQFSLDGRVTLQSVPEPSSIALLGLAGALGGPVALARLRRRR